A stretch of DNA from Solea solea chromosome 20, fSolSol10.1, whole genome shotgun sequence:
TTAACAAGTGATTCTATTGTTCAGTAACATATAAACTTAAACCTTTTCATCTTCTCCTGGTTTTTCGTGTGCTTCTCACCAGTTAACATGAGCCATGAGACAGATGGTGCGAATAAATCTCAATGtacttttaatcatttaaaatcaggAATATGGAACATGGGTGTTTCAGGGTCACAGTCCTGTTGCATCAGCAGTTACTAAGCAACCAgaacctgggagctgctgaggtgACCAGCCTCACTTCATGTGTCTCTGTTTGACCAacagaataaacagaaaaacagaggcatCTTCACCCAGACACATGAAGTGAGAAGGTGTAATTGGATTGAAACTGAAAgagttatttcattttaaagtgcatGTTAAGCCTATGTTCAGGTTCTCCTCATCacatgttagaaaatagtggctgagaacatctaaagaaaaaagaaaaacagtcgaCCAAAGAATTATAAAGTGAATAATATAAACAGTTTCTCTTCAGTCTTTGATTCAGGATTTTTTAGACATGTCTTAAATTATGACTCAGTGGAATCATAATTTTCATAAGGCctctttgaacactctaaagaTATAGAAACCCTCACCGAGCTTTATCAACAGTTTACCATTCACTCGTGACTGCACCTGCTGAGACAGCTACATGATCTAATTTTAAATGTGTAGTGGCATTAAAGTCCGGCAAGTTGGTTAGTAACACATAAcacaaattatatattttttcttgaaAAATCGGCAAGCCTGTGCGATTAATTTATTGTTCCTTCATTACTTTTCTCTGTTGAAGGGGATACTATGGGCTGTGTACGTCTGCTGGTACTGACACTGGCCACATCTGCAGTACTGCTGTTCGCCTCACATTCAACCTTCGCTCACAGCCATTCCCACGATCACCACGGCCACGATCACCACGGCCACGATCACCACGGAGAGCATGATCACCACGAACATTCACATGGCTCTCAGGTGAAGATGTTCCATGGAGCGAGCAAGTGGAGTGCAGAGGCCAACATCCATGCACATGAAGAGGAGCACCATGACCACGGACACGGGCACGGCCATGaccacgggcacgggcacggccATGACCACCTGCACGGGCACGGCCATGaccacgggcacgggcacggccATGACCACGGGCACGGCCACGGCCATGACCACGGGCACGGCCATGACCATGACCACGGGCACGACCATGACCACGGACACGGCCATGACCACGGCCATGACCACGGACACGCTCATAGTGAGGATGTTCTCCATGTGCACAAGGAGGAGAGTGTGCACTCgcatggagagaagagagtgaagagagagaagagggacaTGGTGGAGCTCTGGACACAGGTATGTTAACAGTCTGATTAATGGATTACCGCTTTGAAAACCTATATTTACATACAgtgttttgtcctttttgtgCCAGTCAGAAGTGAGAATAAATCTATATTTTACAAAATTTTGATCAAATTCAGTTTACTGGTGGTGAATCTGTTTAAAAATTCAACACTGTTTCAGAGATGAAAAGTATTCTGGCATGTTCTCAGAGGAAAATGTCAACTTAGTATGAACCAAAAGTGTTGTCTTTAGCTTTAATCActgcagtggacacacacacacacacacacactcacactggttGAGGAGTGGTGTGATGAATGATTGTAACATGAAAGGAAGTTAATTTACTGAAGAAGAAATTGACAGTGAGGAAAAGaatgtatgttttttctttagttGGACAAATATTGTGATGTATTGTAACGTTTATCTTGcaaattattgattattgttttatttcgaTATTATTAGTACCCGCTGAGAGGtatattttgtctttgtgtcgttttttgttgtcatttttgttctttgtctttttcattcTCCTTCATTccatttcttttgtcttttttttcatcattgcTCCCTGTCGCCTTTTTCCTCTATTGTTTTCTTCATAGCATGTTTCATCGTTCTCCTCTTCGTTGtcattttcctctaaatattttatgttttcgtccttttcaatattttctttcttgcttttcatcatcttcttcttccttctcttcttccaGAATATTGCTGTGGAAGTGGTTTGGCAGCTTTTTAAAGCCCCACAAATTATGCTTAAAGATGTGGGGCTTGATAGGGAAGGGGGTGTGTTATGGCAAAGACAATGTGAGAAAGTTCTCAtaggaattgttgtttttctgcaggcTATCGGAGCAACTCTGCTGATCAGCGCGGCTCCTTTCCTCATCCTCTTTCTGATCCCAGTCCAGTCCAACAGTGACCAGCACCAGAACCTGCTCAAGGTGCTGCTCAGCTTTGCCTCTGGTGGACTGTTGGGTGATGCCTTCCTCCACCTCATTCCTCACGCTCTGGGTTCGTACaagtctgtgactgtgtgcctCATTTATAGGGttgatgtgtgtgagtggtcAGGCGAGACAGGGAGCGGTGcagttgtgtgtgcgtgtttatgtAACTACATACGTAACACTTGTTTTCTGCTAAGCACTAGTTGTCATGTTACATGGACAATGAACTGAATGGGTTTTAAATCATGGCTATGTAATGAGCATGAGCAGTAGCAACCACGTCCATCCGTTATTTGTCAGTTACATAAACAGTGTTACCTCGTTACTGTTGATGAAGACCaagcagaggcagaataataacaaaataaaacaaaatgagcaCACAGCAgcttaaacaaatgtaaatgtttctaaTGTATTTAAACCACAGCATCAATcactcattttgttttaattacacaatcattttgacttttatctctttttcttctgtcaCAGAGCCTCACTCTCATCATGGAGAAGATGATCACGGACACTCACATGTAGTTGAAGAGTCACATGACCATGGCCACTCCCACGGTGTGCAGTAACTTTCTTTAGTAGTAGTGTCACAGTAGTGTCAGTTGGTTACCAaccagtctttttttttgttttcttcctgcaCAGGAGCTGCccacagtcacatgatgtcAGTGGGTTTGTGGGTTCTCGGTGGAATCATCGCGTTCCTTGTCGTAGAGAAATTTGTGCGTCTGCTGAAGGGAGGACATTCTCACAGTCACTCACATGGTACAACAAAACACGTTGAcagaaaatgtatatatgttttgGTTTAGTTTTGCAGCAGAAAAAGatttcaggttaaaaaaaaaaaaaaggagtctaGACTGTGTAGTTTCTGTAATCTCTAAGGTCGGTTTGATCTTCAATTGTGTGGAACATTTTCAGCTGCTCCCAAAGAGAAGGAcagtgatggagaagaagacaaggaagtgaagaagaagaagaaagaggagaaaggaggCAAAGACAAGAAAGTCCCAAAGAAAGAGGAGATAAAGAGCACAGGTGagcaacacatttatttgtatagacctgtctgacaggaaacagaagatCAATattgccctctgctggtcattTCCCGAACTGCAGTGTGGTGAGGTAAAGTGCGCCACTTAATCAGCAATTTACCCCGTCTACTCTACTGAGGATGGATTcaaattattttcttaaatttgaGTACTTGCAGATACTGAGTACTTTTATGTTATTTCATTTCTATGTGGTAAGCCTCATTTGGAGTGGAACACAACATTTTAAGGTGAGCAAAAGTGTAGGAACAGATTAGATTTattagatttaaatgaataatacgGGATATTGAGCGGAAAATCCTTTGCTGTGTTCGTTCTTTAGATGTTTCATCAAATGATTGAAGGAGCTACTTTTAGTTGAGCAAATTACAGGTCACAGTCGGCTCTTATCTTTAAGTATTTCCAGACTTAAAGATACGTTAAGAGGTATCTGGTGCAGGAGTATCGGAGTAGTTTTGCGAATGCAAATACTAGATCATGAGGGCCGCATTTGACCCTATGCTGGTATCTGTATAGGTGCATCcctaattattgttattattactgtagCTGCTGCTCAGCAATGAGTCAGGCATTGATAGAAGGGTTGGACAACAGCTACAACCTACTAAGCAAAGATTTTTAGCTGCTGAACAAAAGGGGTCATTCAATTCATTCTACACATTTTAAGTGTATGATAAGAATAAGTTCACTGCCTTAcctaagtttgtgtcactttgtataCCGCTTGCTCcaccgcaccaaagtccatagagaaaatcagtgttttaagcTCATGGTGACGAAGGAGCTACTGGTCCCCTG
This window harbors:
- the slc39a7 gene encoding zinc transporter Slc39a7 — encoded protein: MGCVRLLVLTLATSAVLLFASHSTFAHSHSHDHHGHDHHGHDHHGEHDHHEHSHGSQVKMFHGASKWSAEANIHAHEEEHHDHGHGHGHDHGHGHGHDHLHGHGHDHGHGHGHDHGHGHGHDHGHGHDHDHGHDHDHGHGHDHGHDHGHAHSEDVLHVHKEESVHSHGEKRVKREKRDMVELWTQAIGATLLISAAPFLILFLIPVQSNSDQHQNLLKVLLSFASGGLLGDAFLHLIPHALEPHSHHGEDDHGHSHVVEESHDHGHSHGAAHSHMMSVGLWVLGGIIAFLVVEKFVRLLKGGHSHSHSHAAPKEKDSDGEEDKEVKKKKKEEKGGKDKKVPKKEEIKSTDIKVSGYLNLAADFTHNFTDGLAIGASFLVGPAVGTITTLTILLHEVPHEIGDFAILVQSGCTKRRAMCLQLLTALGALAGTACSLLAEGVGAAATAWILPFTAGGFVYIATVSVLPELLAGRSSFGQSLLEILALLFGVGMMVLIAEYE